The sequence caatgcaaggggttggactagatgcccctcatggtcccttcaaactctacaagcCTATAGTTCTATGAAAAAGCGCAGGCAGGACctattttaattaaataatagGAGAGTTCATTTGGTGAGCTGTGGAGTCCCTATAACTGCcttgttcagtacagtggtacctcaggttacatacgcttcaggttacaagctccgctaacccagaaatagtgcttcaggttaagaactttgcttcaggatgagaacagaaatcgtgttttggctgcacggcggcagcaggaggccccattagctaaagtggtgcttcaggttaagaacagtttcaggttaagaacagacctccagaacgaattaagtacttaacccgaggtaccactgtaattattccTATTAAGACTGGGATGAGGTGCTGGCTCACAGAAACTCAACGCCTGCTTGCACCTAAGCTGCTTTTCTGATCCCCTGTacatgtgataggaattttatggtcttagatatatggtaatattcataaccgcacatacatagttcaacacaggaagaccaacctggaaccattttgattcctaaactgactaAATGTTTtcctgcaaggtcaaaatggaaaagcctccccattgtctcttccttcacaaatcctgtcttaatctgtgtttgaataagggtgtgagccttatcattacaaaagaatggccaggctcccaaggcaatccaatcaagtaacctgccagacaggaaataaacaagcgacagaagaaaaacaacatttaaatttctgtgatgtaggtgggaggtatctgaggggtggtcttagatgtatgcataatgtttctgggggtggtcttgatctagaggatgggaatttcaaaagtctttataagcccttgcacagcatttttgtgggtcctcctcctctcctgcgtgtgaggggagcaccctgttgcaacagatcaataaagatcaagcttactagctgctttgcttctcaatattctctggttggcctctgttattttctcctaccaatagggaacctatgtaaggactctatatgggctcttggataccccataagggaaaagggcaatatttttatttacaacatacatCAACTTGTTCTCTGAGAAACCAGCACTAAAAAGCAATGGGGGAGATAATGAGAGGTGAACCAGTTGTGGACAGGGGGCAGATCTCTGATTTGTAATGTTGATCTGTGATGTTGTCTTTCACCAATAAAGCTCAAAGAGGACACAACAGTTCTTTCCTACTAATGCCTGGTGCTAGTGTAGGGGTTTGTGTCAGTATCATGTGGGTACTAGGTCCTTTGTTTACTTTTTTATTGATATtgcccctcttccccctccctctattTCCCCCCCAACCGAAATATGTCCGTGGCAAAAGTGTCTTACTAAACGTAAACGAACTGTGATGAAGACCCCTGGACTATGGTTGGCTACTTTTGCTTTTGCATTTGCCGTGCAACAGCAATGTTTTCATATTTGTTAagtatactcagagtcctgtagtgatttcatgctctttattgcagcttgtaaaacagtgatggAATtgtcccccaaacctcaggcttttatatacattatttacacaatgagtcccgtctgattggctggttctgcttccctcctggagcctgattggtcttttcctgcaagccaatcagttgttgcattctaggatcctacttgcctattgttctaggatccaagcttcttcttgttgtctagtcgtttattcgtgtccgactcttcgtgaccccatggaccagagcacgccaggcactcctgtctttcaaactcatgctggtagcctcgagaacaccgtccaaccatctcgtcctctgtcgtccccttctctttgtgccctccatctttcccaacatcagggtcttttccagggactcttctcttctcatgaggtggccaaagtattggagcctcagcttcaggatctgtccttccagtgagcactcagggctgatttccttcagaatggagaggtttgatcttcttgcagtccatgggactctcaagagtctccttcagcaccataattcaaaagcatccattcttcggtgatcagccttctttatggtccagctctcacttccatacatcactactgggaaaaccatagctttaactatacggacctttgttggccaaccaaggatccaagcttagtacatcaCAATTTGGAAACTAAACAGGCCCCCCCCCATGTGTTGCATGGAGAAAATCCATAGAGAATTTTTTTATCTCCCGTTTTCCTAACACTGGGCCTAGTGGGCATCTAGTGATGATCATTGGATTCAGGACATAtaaaagaaaatgcttcttcaagCAGTTCCTAGTCAAACTGTGCCggtcactcccacaagaggcagccattgccaccaacctggatggctttaaaagggtagacaaattcaaggaggagaaggctactaGTCACgagggctatgctctgtctccacagctggaggcatcaGTGCTTCCAAAgaaacagttgctggaaacctctggAAGGGAGAGTTgcaatgctcttgtgctcaggtttgcTTGAGGGTTTTTCCCATAGGGGcaactggttagccactgtgagatcaggatgctagactagaggggccactggcctgattcagcaggacaACGCTTACTGGTATGTTCTTGTGTTCAAATCGGAGTTGCCTCCCAGAGATTACAGATTGGCagatactcatgttagaatatCTACAATTAGCAAAACTGATGGGATAATTTAGAGGAATATCGAAACAAAAAACATCAACTAGAGAATGGATAATATTTAAGAATTATGTAAAACTTTATTGTACAAATAACTCCATATTAGCAGAAGTTGagtgatatttgtaaagaaaaagatcaaaggaatgtatacaaagcagaaagaaatattATACAAtgtaaacctgtgtaaaaaagaatgttatatcaaacagtataatgagaaggatgggaaggacTGTGCGGATTAGTACTTTTACTATGTAaatagctttctctctctctctttttaaatttgatttctttgtttcttatctttgttacttctttatttcttttttttctctataaattttctattttatataactttcttttttttacctgtTAACGAGATAGTACATAATGTTTGTATAGACATGCAAATCTCTTTATCAATAAAGAATTgatagttaaaaaaacaaaaaacaaaaaaaaacaaatcgGAGTTGCAATGATCATGGGAccctcaaaggtcatccagtccaacccgctgcaatgcaaagGGTCAGAGTACCGGGACCTTTTTTCCtagggggtggggaaagcacTGATTACTGGaagccagcaacacctggaggaccactggCTATCCCCCCCTCTGCCCTTTCCTATGAGCAGCTTTCCACCGCGTGGGAAGAGACGGCGACAGGGCAGGACACAGACAAACCCCGCCGTCACGCGATGAGCTTATCCGTCTACCCCCGTTCGTAAGTCTACGTTTGGGAAACGACGCCGGGCGCGCGCGGAGGCCGTCAGCGGCCGGCCGGAAGCCCGCTCCTTGTTTTTTCCGCCGCTCTGCCCTGCGTCTCTATGGTCACGCGGGCGACGCCGCCTCACAAGAGGAAGAGAACCAGCTCGAGCCGGgctgagggagaagagagagcgcTCAAGATGGCGGCGGCTGGAGGCGGAGGGGACTTggacggcggcggcggaggccACGGCGGCGTCCCAGAGAGCGGCGCCCTCTCTCAGGAAGCGGAGGGCGGCCCGGACGCGGAGAGCGACTCGGAGGTGTTTTCGTGCGTGGCTCACTGCTCCGAGCTGGCCTGGCGGCAGAACGAGCAGCGGCAGTTGGGCCTCTTCTGTGACGTCACGTTGGCTTTCACCGGCGGCAGTAACGGCGGCGCGgagcaggaggcggcggcggaggggcgGAGGGAGAAGGGCGCCGGCCTCGGAGCCGCCTTCCCCAGCGCCGAACCGCCCGCCCGGGAGTTCCGCGCCCACCGCTCGGTCCTCGCGGCCGCCACCGAATACTTCGCCCCTCTCCTCTCGGGGGACTTCGCCGAGTCCCGGTCGGGCCGCGTGGAGCTGCGCAGATGGAGCTCCGAGGCCGGGCCGGACCCGGAGACGGTGGAGGCTGTCATCGGCTTCATGTACACGGGCCGCGTCCGCGTCAGCCCCGGCAACGTCCACGAGGTCCTGGAGCTGGCCGACAGGTGAGGCGGGTGGCCGGGGTtgggggtcatgggttcaagagGAGCGCGGCTGCTTGGCGGGCTGGTGGCAGTGATCAGAAACAGCGGAAGCTTCGTTTAACGTCGAGTGATACAGttctttaaatattattattttactgttttttgGGGTGCGGAAAATACATTCAGTgcactgtttattttttttaaagaaaagtttgcGATTGCTGGCAGGTCAAGATGTATTTGGGAGTATGCTGTGTCGCACATTAAGCACAAGAACTGTATATTTATCAGGGTGTTTTTTTGTCATCTTAATTGCCCCACCCATAGTAAAAGGGACATACTGAGGTATATGATTGACATGCCCATACTTTGAAAAGTTTTGGACCATAGTGGAATGCCGAAATAATAAAAATTCCAACAGCATAGATAGACGTCAGGCAaatgcattcctcttctcccagaccgTTGGCCTTTAATTATccgtggccttttagaagtgggtgggatgtatttctttttcctcttggttttgacGTATTAATTGGGAGGTTGtctgtttggttgtaagttgctttgggttgccctggtcAAGATAATGCAACTCAACAAATTCGATGGAATCATAATAATATACTCCAGAGTTGTTTATTTTATCAATATTTATAGCATCTAATAAGAAAATGTTATAAGAATTTGATAGCACATTTTTGGTGGCACCTACTAGAAGAACAATAGTACAATGTTAGGAGAAATCTGGATAATGTGTCTTGGTATGGAAACATACGGTATATAGCAGAAAGCATATGGTAGATAGAAATATCAGAAAAAGTTTGTCCTCatactcaaaaaaagaaaagcacagccTCAGGATGTTAGCACTGTGGGTTGGGACTTTATATGCAATGGACACTAGAGAATATGAGGCATTATCAGAAGTGGCCAGAAGGGTGTGGCTGGGGCACTGTCTCCATCAGCTACGGACAATTAATTAGAATACACTTGGAACCATAATGCAAGATTTAGATAAGATATATATGAGGGATACTGTATAATTTGAATCACCTCCATAATAGTTTGTGGTTATGGACtatattttgtatttcatttGTTGATGTTGAgatcccccacccccgcctccaTGTACTGTCATTTCTGTCCTTATGCATGAAAACTCTCTCCCTTACCATGTTCTTTGGTAGGTAGAAAAATATTAATGCTTAGAGTGCGGAGCCAGTTGTACATACAGCTGAAGTAAAGACAACCCACTTGGGTCAGTGGGGCAAACTGCCAACCCCAACCATCATATAAATACATGAAATTCTGTGATGTATGATGACTGACTGAcatattttcccagtcatttccttccttccttccttccttcctttttacgAAGACAATCAGTCTTTCtgattgccagtgtggtgtagtggttcacagtctcgtaatctagggagctgctcctccacatgcagctgctgggtgaccttgggccagtcacacttctctgaagtctctcagccccactcacctcacaaagtgtttgttgtgggggaggaagggaaaggaggttagctgctttgagactccttagggtagtgataaagcaggatatcaaatccaaactcttcttcataaaTTTATAATGGCcatgaatttatttttaagataTCATATGTTTGCATTaaatttggattttattttaaaatgggttACTTTTCATAGGTGAATGTTTTTGAAATTCACAAGATTTAAGGAGAAGATCTGTAAGAAGGATGGGTTTCTGAAGGGGGAGAAGCTGCCCAAATGATAATGCTGTCCAGTTAGTTGTGACTTTCCATATTATGGAAGTTAGTTCTCGAAAAGGGCCAATGGTTCAGTAGTGGAGCATATGATTGCAATACATATAAGGTCTGAGGTTTAGTCCCTAGTGCATCTTTACAAACATATTGGAAAGTGGGACTGGAGGAAAAAACCCTTACTTTGAGTCCTTGGGAACCATTGCTAGTTGGAAAAGAGTGGACAgtactggactaggtggaccattggGCTGACTGGGTATAATGGTAATATACTTCTATATAGACTGAGTGGAACAATGAAGTTTGCACAAGATTGGAGATGGGTGAGATGAAACCATGCAGTTGAATGTTGAGTTCTTATTAAATGTTTCTGCCCCACCCGTATAAATCATGTCCCATCTGAGTCATGGTTTTATGTGACTTTCTATTTTGTGGAGCTGAACAGTTAAAGCATCTTTAATGTATCTACATGATGGTGTCACCTGTCCCTATTAGGTGTTTGTAAAGTGAAAAGCAGGGTACAAGTTGTTAGTTAGATAGTATGATGTTTCTTCACTCCTCTCTTTGAGctatttaaaatatatgtatatttgttttGCAGGTTTTTATTGTTGCGTTTAAAGGAGTTCTGTGGGGAATTCCTGAAAAAGAAACTGAACCTCTCCAACTCTGTAGCCATCCATAGCTTGGCTCATATGTATTCTCTGAATCAACTGGCACTGAAAGCTGCTGACATGATCAGGAGGAACTTCTACAAAGTCATCCAAGATGAGGAGTTTTTCACTTTGCCATTTCACCTCATCAGAGACTGGCTTTCAGATTCAGAAATCACAGTGGACTCAGAAGAAGTTCTCTTTGAGATGGTTTTAAAGTGGGTACAAAGAAACCCTGATGAAAGAGAAAAGTACTTTGGGGAACTCTTTAAACTTCTCCGTCTTTCTCAGATGAAACCCACTTACTTGACCCGACACGTCAAATCTGAAAGGCTTGTCTCCAGAGATGAAGCTTGCCTCAATCTTGTGTCAGAAGCAGTAGAAAGCCATGCTCTCAGGGCTGAGAATTTGCAGTTAGGCACCCTCCAACAAGTCACTTCTGCAACATGCCTGCCTCGCTTTGGGCAAAACATGGATGTTATCATGGTTATTGGTGGTGTGTCCGAGGGAGGCGACTACTTGAGTGAGTGTGTGGGGTATTTTATTGACGAAGATAGATGGGTGAATTTACCTCACATACACAATCATCTCGATGGACATGCTGTTGTAGTGACAGAATCCTATGTTTATGTAGCAGGATCCATGGAGCCTGGCTTTGCCAAAACTGTAGAAAGATACAACCCAAATCGAAATGTCTGGGAGCAGGTTTCCAATCTGATAACCAGGAAGCattcttttggccttgctgagGTAAAAGGGAGCCTGTACAGCATTGGTGGGCATGGGAATTTTATCCCTGGTTTCAAAGATGTAGCTGTCTACCACCCTGATCAAGACAAGTGGCAAAATTTGGAGTCTGCACCAAAGATACTTCGGGATGTCAAAGTAGTCACTGTAGATGACAGGTTTGTGTATATGGCTGCCCGCACCCCGGTTGACGGGGATAGTGAGGAAGGCTTAAGAGCTGTCATCATCCGATATGATGTAGATGCAAGACAGTGGCAGGATTCTGAGTCTCTGCCACTCCTGGACAACTATTGTTGTTTTCAGATGGCTGTGGCCAACACAAACTTTTACCACACAGCCTCATGTTGTCCTAGGAGCTACCCACAGGATCATGAGGAAGTCAAGAGAAAGATCTCTAGCCAGGTGTCTGATGACATTCTGGAAAGTTTACCACCAGAGGTTCTTAGTATTGAAGGGGCAGCCGTCTGCTATTACAAAGATGATGTGTTCATCATAGGTGGATGGAAGAACAGTGATGACACAGACAAACAATACAGGAAAGAGGCTTACCGCTACTGTGCTGAGAGGAAACGCTGGCTGTTGCTCCCTCCCATGCCCCAGCCTCGCTGTCGTGCAACAGCCTGTCATGTGAGAATCCCCTTCCGGTCCTTGCATGGTACCCAGCGATATCCAATGCCGCAAAACCTAATGTGGCAGAAGGACCGGATCCGGCAGATGCAGGAGATACACCGTCATTCCTTAAGCTTGCGGAGGATGCCACGGTCACAGATAGAGTGCTAACTTGAATAAATGGAGTTTGAAAAATGCCTTTCTGTCTTGCCATGCTCAGCATGGTTCTCCAACTGTAACCTAAGCAGTTATGTTTAGGCACTGAGGATTATTGAAGGGGACCCAGTTTTCTGGGCTTTAAATAGGTTGGCAGGATTGTGAGCATCACATGTGAACTTGGATGTATTTTAGCCATAATATGGAGGTAGGCATAGTTTTCAAGCTCTTCAATCCTTTCGTTTTCCCCACAGATGGGATGCAGATATAGAGCCCAGCAAAATAATTGTTCTGGAAATCTGTAGATGTGTTCACAGATGTCCAGTgtcacagcacagcacagcccctcccctccctttccctggAGTTTATTCCATTTAGGTGTGGGTGAAGGAGAATTTCCCAGTGTACTGGAGCTTCTCACTCTTAAAGCATTTATACAGGCTGTGTGAAGTATTTTTTTACTTACTTTAAAATACTGATAAATCTCATAccatttcaaaatttgcattttaacctgttaGTTTTATTTGCTTTCGcaaaattatttctttttttaaaaaaaaatatttgcaattgCTATGAATGTGCTTGCTTTTCTTAAACTTGGAGCCATGTGCAATAGTTTAATAACAAACCAACCCCTATATATTATAAGTAAAGCACAATCTTTCACAGAACTTCAAAACGTTCCTATgcttataaatattttatagtTATATTTATCTAGAAGCATTTGCGTTTACAAAGAGATTGTGGTGAAATCCGGATATTCTAATAGTTGAATTATTTTCAGTCCTATATTAAAAGATTTCAGAGTCCTTACTTTTGAGGGTTTCACTGTAATTTTTGGTGATGCCCTTTTCTACTTTGGagtagtcccattgatttcaataaaaTTAATATGTATATGGTTCAGGATTGTGGCCTTAAAGGAATGAGTGGAAAGACCAAAAAGATAAGCACTACAAGTCCAAATTCATAATCTGAAGGAATTGGGGGTTCATTAATGCAGGGAGAAAGCTCAATGAACTCTGTGTGTTCAGGTAAGTCTGGTTAGGAAAAAAAACACTCAACCTGCCTTTGACAATCAAATATATTTGCCTTTATGATGCTCCATTCCTTGTTCTGACTGTGTTGAGTACTTGAGACTGGTTGGAGTGGAACAGTTGCCTCAGTTATAATTTTGATAGTAAGGGTCCAAGTCTCACCAATGTCTTAATGGTGTTTtggcagaaaataaaatagagaAAAATTATTTGAGTCTGGTGGAAGTTCTGTGCTGCTTTCGTCCCTCAAAAAAGCAAGGTGTTTGCTTTCTCTAGAATTTTGTTAATTTTATTGGAGATGTAACTTACTGGTCCAACTTAGGGGCACACTTAAGCTTTAGACCGTTACAGAATTAATTCTCAGGCAGGCAAACTGCACAGTAAATAATTAATGAAACTCTGTAATATCGTAAGTTGGTCcaacaaaatatttcattttaccTTTGTGAATTTTGTCCTTTTGGGATCAATGTGACCACTTTCTACTGATACCTTACCAAGTTATCCAAGGCAGGTTTCTCATTGATTTCCTCTGGCCTCATCACTTCCCTCCCCCTACCCTCCACTGACATCCAAACATACAGTGGCAGTATTTATCCTGCCCCTACTATTATCTCCAATAAATTACTTCTGGCATCATTGTTGACATGATGCAGTTGTGCCCCCTCCACTCC comes from Podarcis raffonei isolate rPodRaf1 chromosome 13, rPodRaf1.pri, whole genome shotgun sequence and encodes:
- the KLHL11 gene encoding kelch-like protein 11 encodes the protein MVTRATPPHKRKRTSSSRAEGEERALKMAAAGGGGDLDGGGGGHGGVPESGALSQEAEGGPDAESDSEVFSCVAHCSELAWRQNEQRQLGLFCDVTLAFTGGSNGGAEQEAAAEGRREKGAGLGAAFPSAEPPAREFRAHRSVLAAATEYFAPLLSGDFAESRSGRVELRRWSSEAGPDPETVEAVIGFMYTGRVRVSPGNVHEVLELADRFLLLRLKEFCGEFLKKKLNLSNSVAIHSLAHMYSLNQLALKAADMIRRNFYKVIQDEEFFTLPFHLIRDWLSDSEITVDSEEVLFEMVLKWVQRNPDEREKYFGELFKLLRLSQMKPTYLTRHVKSERLVSRDEACLNLVSEAVESHALRAENLQLGTLQQVTSATCLPRFGQNMDVIMVIGGVSEGGDYLSECVGYFIDEDRWVNLPHIHNHLDGHAVVVTESYVYVAGSMEPGFAKTVERYNPNRNVWEQVSNLITRKHSFGLAEVKGSLYSIGGHGNFIPGFKDVAVYHPDQDKWQNLESAPKILRDVKVVTVDDRFVYMAARTPVDGDSEEGLRAVIIRYDVDARQWQDSESLPLLDNYCCFQMAVANTNFYHTASCCPRSYPQDHEEVKRKISSQVSDDILESLPPEVLSIEGAAVCYYKDDVFIIGGWKNSDDTDKQYRKEAYRYCAERKRWLLLPPMPQPRCRATACHVRIPFRSLHGTQRYPMPQNLMWQKDRIRQMQEIHRHSLSLRRMPRSQIEC